In a genomic window of Nocardia fluminea:
- a CDS encoding acyl-CoA dehydrogenase family protein, with the protein MDDEQFRGELRKWLAGNAPVGDYDLSTPEGVAASRAWSATMHRDGYAGITWPEAYGGRGLGPECQAIFYEETAAADAPAHLGLIGLNMAGPTIIAWGTEEQKKRFLPSMLSAEEVWCQGFSEPGSGSDLASITTRAVSDGDHWVVDGQKVWSSFAHLADWCILLVRTDPDVAQHEGLSYLLVDMKSPGVEVRPLRQLTGDAEFNEIFFTGVRVPKESMLGKPGDGWKVAMTTLMHERGTLGFQLQGWLQSKFERLLELAARPAPDGTVPSTDPAVRAAIAREWVTLQGLRNTNYRYLAGTPGPEASVTRVVFTLANQRTTALGRNLAGMWGGLDGGFWQHEQLRSRGNSIEGGTSEILRNIIAERVLGLPRSR; encoded by the coding sequence ATGGATGACGAACAGTTCCGCGGCGAACTCAGGAAGTGGCTCGCCGGCAACGCCCCGGTCGGCGACTACGACCTGAGCACGCCGGAAGGAGTCGCCGCGAGCCGGGCCTGGAGCGCCACGATGCATCGCGACGGCTACGCCGGGATCACCTGGCCGGAAGCTTACGGCGGGCGCGGACTCGGCCCGGAATGCCAGGCGATCTTCTATGAGGAGACCGCCGCGGCCGACGCGCCTGCCCACCTGGGGCTGATCGGGCTCAACATGGCGGGCCCGACCATCATCGCGTGGGGCACCGAGGAGCAGAAGAAGCGGTTCCTGCCCTCGATGCTCTCGGCGGAGGAGGTCTGGTGTCAGGGCTTCTCGGAGCCGGGGAGCGGGTCCGACCTCGCGAGCATCACCACCCGCGCGGTCAGCGACGGCGATCACTGGGTCGTCGACGGTCAGAAGGTGTGGTCGTCGTTCGCGCATCTCGCCGACTGGTGCATCCTGCTGGTGCGCACGGATCCCGATGTCGCTCAGCACGAAGGGCTTTCGTATCTGCTCGTCGATATGAAGTCGCCGGGTGTCGAGGTGCGCCCGCTGCGTCAGCTCACCGGCGACGCGGAGTTCAACGAGATCTTCTTCACCGGCGTCCGGGTGCCGAAGGAGTCGATGCTCGGCAAGCCGGGCGACGGCTGGAAGGTGGCGATGACCACCCTCATGCACGAGCGAGGCACGCTGGGCTTTCAGCTGCAGGGCTGGTTGCAGTCCAAGTTCGAGCGGCTGCTCGAACTCGCCGCCCGCCCGGCTCCCGACGGCACGGTGCCCTCGACCGATCCCGCGGTCCGCGCGGCGATCGCCCGCGAGTGGGTCACGCTGCAAGGGTTGCGCAACACCAACTACCGCTACCTCGCCGGTACGCCGGGACCGGAAGCGTCGGTCACCCGAGTCGTGTTCACCCTGGCGAATCAGCGCACGACCGCTCTCGGCCGGAACCTGGCAGGCATGTGGGGCGGGCTCGACGGCGGGTTCTGGCAGCACGAACAGCTCCGCAGCCGGGGCAACAGCATCGAGGGCGGCACGTCGGAGATCCTGCGCAACATCATCGCTGAGCGCGTCCTCGGGCTCCCCCGTAGCCGCTGA
- a CDS encoding acyl-CoA dehydrogenase family protein, whose protein sequence is MELALSPEQEMLRDTANGYLAKQAPSWATICDMGWLDPDLELLDEVVLFEATGAALLPEPLFSTRLILPLLNGTRLLDDTKRVALAWTEEGRPTTFTGTFATTLAGDRVSGRKVLVAEGDQVDAFIVVTDNGLAVVDASEAQITPRQTIDLSRKFSDVEFGSVKATPLETPAGALEALQSRAFVLAAAEALGVGNQALQLGIEHAKVRRQFGKLIGTYQAVSHALVDAHIDLELGRSLTYWAAQTGAEQNAAAAAKAHTTAAAVRACEVAIQVSGGNGMTWENPLHRLYKRAQWLNSYIAGEDRLYDTIAGSLLP, encoded by the coding sequence ATGGAACTCGCACTTTCGCCCGAACAAGAAATGCTGCGCGACACGGCCAACGGCTACCTCGCCAAGCAGGCGCCGAGCTGGGCGACGATCTGCGACATGGGCTGGCTCGATCCCGACCTCGAATTGCTCGACGAGGTCGTGCTCTTCGAAGCCACCGGCGCCGCGTTGCTGCCCGAGCCCTTGTTCTCGACTCGGCTGATCCTGCCGCTGCTCAACGGTACTCGGCTGCTCGACGACACCAAGCGCGTCGCGCTGGCGTGGACCGAGGAAGGGCGTCCGACGACCTTCACCGGCACCTTCGCCACGACCCTGGCCGGCGACCGCGTCAGCGGCCGGAAAGTCCTTGTCGCAGAAGGTGATCAGGTCGACGCGTTCATCGTCGTCACCGACAACGGACTCGCCGTCGTCGACGCGAGCGAGGCACAGATCACCCCCCGCCAGACCATCGACCTCTCGCGCAAGTTCAGCGACGTCGAGTTCGGCTCCGTGAAGGCGACACCGCTCGAGACGCCGGCCGGCGCGCTCGAAGCGCTGCAGTCACGCGCCTTCGTCCTGGCCGCGGCCGAGGCGCTCGGCGTGGGCAATCAGGCGTTGCAGCTCGGGATCGAACACGCCAAAGTCCGTCGCCAGTTCGGGAAACTGATCGGCACCTACCAGGCCGTGTCGCACGCACTGGTCGACGCGCACATCGACCTCGAACTCGGTCGCTCGCTCACCTACTGGGCCGCGCAGACCGGCGCCGAGCAGAACGCGGCCGCCGCCGCCAAGGCGCACACCACCGCCGCCGCCGTCCGCGCGTGCGAGGTGGCCATCCAGGTCAGCGGCGGCAACGGAATGACCTGGGAAAACCCACTGCACCGGCTCTACAAGCGGGCCCAGTGGCTCAACAGCTACATCGCCGGCGAAGACCGGCTCTACGACACGATTGCGGGGTCACTACTGCCATGA
- a CDS encoding acyl-CoA dehydrogenase family protein codes for MNNDELIDTIGDIVRDVNARWGRDYYLERARNDEAPTEMYKAMADAGLWAVGIPEDIGGSGGGLVATAAVMEHLSRVGTPPMLYALTSFARQSILRNGTPEQIQQCVVPTISGERMISFAVTEPDAGTNSFAMRTAVKPVDGGFVLNGQKTFISGADQSDVMLVAAKTDGNNISMFIVPTDTPGITMQPLNINWHAPERQFSVWFDNVALPAEALLGAQGHGSSGMFDSMNAERVVVAAWALGLGYHALERAVAYAKERAPWGAPIGSYQAVAHPLAKARAHLDAARGMIYRAATEFDAGRKAGAEANMAKYLASEAAGAAIDAAMQTHGGSAFDADTDVITLWPMIRLLRIAPVNNEMILNYVAERVLGLPRSY; via the coding sequence ATGAACAACGACGAACTGATCGACACGATCGGCGATATCGTCAGGGACGTCAACGCCCGCTGGGGCCGTGACTACTACTTGGAACGCGCGCGCAACGACGAAGCGCCGACCGAGATGTACAAGGCGATGGCCGACGCCGGCCTGTGGGCAGTCGGCATACCCGAGGACATCGGCGGTTCCGGTGGCGGACTGGTCGCGACCGCCGCGGTGATGGAACACCTGAGCCGGGTGGGCACCCCACCGATGCTGTACGCGCTGACCTCGTTCGCGCGCCAGTCCATCCTGCGCAACGGCACGCCCGAGCAGATCCAGCAGTGCGTCGTGCCTACGATCTCGGGCGAGCGGATGATCTCGTTCGCCGTCACCGAGCCGGACGCCGGCACCAACTCGTTCGCGATGCGTACCGCGGTGAAGCCGGTGGACGGCGGTTTCGTGCTCAACGGTCAGAAGACGTTCATCTCGGGCGCCGATCAGTCCGACGTCATGCTCGTCGCCGCCAAGACCGACGGCAACAACATCTCCATGTTCATCGTGCCCACCGACACGCCGGGAATCACGATGCAGCCGTTGAACATCAACTGGCACGCGCCGGAACGGCAGTTCAGCGTCTGGTTCGACAATGTCGCGCTGCCGGCCGAGGCGCTGCTCGGGGCGCAGGGCCACGGGTCCTCTGGCATGTTCGACTCGATGAACGCCGAACGCGTCGTCGTCGCGGCCTGGGCTCTCGGGCTCGGCTACCACGCCCTCGAGCGGGCGGTCGCCTACGCCAAGGAGCGCGCACCGTGGGGCGCGCCGATCGGCAGCTACCAGGCCGTCGCGCACCCGCTGGCCAAGGCCCGCGCGCACCTGGACGCGGCCCGGGGGATGATCTACCGCGCCGCCACCGAGTTCGACGCGGGACGCAAGGCGGGCGCTGAGGCGAACATGGCCAAGTACCTCGCCTCCGAGGCCGCGGGCGCGGCAATCGACGCCGCGATGCAGACCCACGGCGGCAGTGCCTTCGACGCCGACACCGATGTGATCACCCTCTGGCCGATGATCCGGTTGCTGCGCATCGCGCCGGTGAACAACGAAATGATCCTGAACTACGTCGCCGAGCGAGTGCTCGGACTGCCGAGGAGTTACTGA
- a CDS encoding MaoC/PaaZ C-terminal domain-containing protein, which produces MTKFDSSGLGKWSRERTFAVTRERLAEYAAATNDPITAHKSGDVASPVFAIVPVFESMLEPLFNVVPKELAGFGVHSAQEFVFHRPIEPGDTLVARGQMAGFDGKPNGTRGHVVMESRTPDGELVNSQHITVFVRGVDAGETIGEPAPGHAFPEALRGTEPLATVSQKVDEDQTFRYSPAAGDPMPIHLDAEFAEKMGLPGIIVHGLCTFAFASWAVLTEVADSDVRRLRRFAGRFAKPVLPGQELTTRIWQGDGGTFHFETSVGDDVVVKDGLVELR; this is translated from the coding sequence ATGACGAAATTCGATTCGAGCGGACTCGGAAAATGGTCGCGGGAGCGCACTTTCGCAGTCACCAGGGAGCGGCTCGCCGAGTACGCCGCGGCGACCAACGACCCGATCACGGCGCATAAGAGCGGAGACGTGGCCAGCCCGGTATTCGCGATCGTGCCGGTTTTCGAGTCGATGCTGGAGCCGCTGTTCAACGTCGTCCCGAAAGAGTTGGCGGGGTTCGGCGTACACAGCGCGCAGGAGTTCGTGTTCCATCGCCCGATCGAACCGGGCGACACACTCGTTGCTCGCGGTCAGATGGCCGGCTTCGATGGCAAGCCGAACGGCACCCGCGGACACGTCGTGATGGAGTCCCGCACGCCGGACGGCGAGCTGGTCAACTCCCAGCACATCACGGTGTTCGTCCGCGGGGTCGACGCGGGTGAGACGATCGGCGAGCCGGCGCCGGGCCACGCGTTTCCCGAGGCGCTGAGGGGAACCGAACCGCTCGCGACGGTCTCGCAGAAGGTCGATGAGGACCAGACGTTCCGGTACTCCCCGGCGGCGGGCGATCCCATGCCGATCCACCTCGACGCCGAGTTCGCCGAGAAAATGGGACTGCCCGGCATCATCGTGCACGGCCTGTGTACCTTCGCGTTCGCGTCGTGGGCGGTGCTGACCGAAGTGGCCGACTCGGACGTGCGGCGGCTGCGCCGGTTCGCGGGCAGATTCGCCAAGCCGGTGCTTCCCGGCCAGGAACTGACCACGCGGATCTGGCAGGGCGACGGTGGCACGTTCCACTTCGAGACTTCGGTCGGTGACGACGTCGTTGTCAAGGACGGGCTGGTCGAGCTAAGGTAG
- a CDS encoding TetR/AcrR family transcriptional regulator, translating to MTQGVSAGRRDQIFEVFTRHVAARGYDHANLSDIAGELGTSKGTIVHHFGVKAQLMRELEETYMRRQISALQAIWVQLTTPAERVASMIYASTLLHVVDRDATVATQREVLQLAQDPEMQDIRRLRRHCQSMVTDELKRGVATGAFRPVDVELGTLQIFGSLQWMWTWFDPDGPRTWDQVGAAFVDVMLGGLLADRFSLPQLVDREGRVVKAVREVFSAG from the coding sequence ATGACACAAGGTGTGAGCGCGGGGCGACGAGATCAGATCTTCGAGGTCTTCACCCGCCATGTCGCCGCCCGCGGCTACGATCACGCCAACCTGTCCGACATCGCCGGTGAGCTCGGCACGTCGAAGGGCACGATCGTTCACCACTTCGGCGTCAAGGCCCAGCTGATGCGCGAACTCGAAGAGACCTACATGCGCCGCCAGATCTCCGCGTTGCAAGCGATCTGGGTGCAGTTGACCACTCCGGCGGAACGTGTGGCATCAATGATCTACGCCTCCACTCTCCTGCACGTGGTCGACCGTGACGCGACGGTCGCCACTCAGCGCGAGGTGCTCCAGCTCGCCCAGGATCCCGAGATGCAGGATATCCGGCGTCTGCGCAGGCATTGTCAGTCCATGGTCACGGATGAGCTGAAGCGAGGCGTGGCCACTGGCGCGTTTCGTCCGGTCGACGTCGAACTGGGGACGCTGCAGATCTTCGGGTCCTTGCAGTGGATGTGGACCTGGTTCGATCCCGACGGCCCCCGTACATGGGACCAGGTCGGCGCGGCGTTCGTCGACGTGATGCTCGGCGGCCTGCTCGCCGACCGTTTCAGCCTTCCCCAACTGGTCGACAGGGAGGGCCGCGTCGTCAAAGCGGTGCGCGAAGTTTTCAGCGCCGGCTGA
- a CDS encoding GMC family oxidoreductase N-terminal domain-containing protein has protein sequence MSANHYDVIVIGSGFGGSVTALRLTEKGYRVGVLEAGRRFADAEFPQTSWRLRSYLWVPRLGCYGILRMSLLKNTFLVAGAGVGGGSLVYANTLYRPLEPFYQDEQWSHITDWKAELEPYLDQAERMLGVAEVPRPHESDDILRKVAEEMGRAGTYHPTRVGVLFGKPGQSPGVKVSDPYFGGVGPDRNTCLECGECCVGCRHNAKNTVVKNYLYLAEQAGVQVHPMTTVTRVRPLDGGGYAVDTVRTGGFRRESFTADQVVFAAAALGTQRLLHKMRDNGVLPDLSHRLGHLTRTNSEAVQYPRSLRRDADFHHGVALGSSFHPDDVTHVEVGRMGGPGSNLLGLTTTVLVDREENRSRFVSGLRELVRNRRKLFRILDPRGFSEQSLGVLVMQTTGNSLVTYTKRGLFGRRMTTRPGPGDPPPTWIPISHDVTRRIAEHMDGVPKGTWFDMFDIPSTGHFLGGCPIGDSPDTGVVDPYQRLYGYQGLHVIDGSAISANLGVNPSLTITAQAERVMAFWPNKGEPDARPPLGAVYRRVQPVAPKNPVVPVSAPAALRLPITPV, from the coding sequence ATGAGCGCGAACCACTACGACGTGATCGTGATCGGGTCCGGATTCGGCGGGAGCGTCACCGCCCTGCGGTTGACCGAAAAGGGCTACCGAGTCGGTGTGCTCGAAGCGGGCCGCAGGTTCGCCGACGCCGAGTTCCCGCAGACGTCATGGCGGCTGCGGTCCTACCTCTGGGTGCCTCGACTCGGGTGCTACGGCATCCTCCGAATGTCATTGCTGAAGAACACCTTCCTGGTCGCGGGAGCCGGTGTCGGCGGTGGCTCCCTTGTCTACGCGAACACCCTGTACCGGCCGCTCGAGCCCTTCTATCAGGACGAACAGTGGTCGCATATCACCGACTGGAAGGCAGAACTCGAGCCGTATCTCGATCAAGCGGAACGGATGCTAGGGGTCGCCGAGGTACCGAGGCCGCACGAATCCGATGACATTCTTCGCAAGGTCGCCGAGGAGATGGGGCGAGCCGGCACTTACCATCCCACCCGCGTCGGCGTGCTGTTCGGCAAGCCTGGTCAATCACCCGGTGTCAAGGTTTCCGATCCCTACTTCGGTGGCGTCGGGCCCGACCGCAACACCTGTCTCGAGTGTGGTGAATGCTGCGTAGGCTGCCGTCACAACGCCAAGAACACGGTGGTCAAGAACTACCTGTATCTCGCTGAACAGGCTGGCGTGCAAGTACATCCGATGACAACGGTCACCCGGGTCCGGCCGTTGGACGGTGGTGGCTATGCCGTTGACACCGTGCGTACAGGCGGCTTCCGCCGGGAAAGCTTCACCGCTGACCAGGTCGTGTTCGCGGCAGCCGCACTCGGCACCCAGCGGCTGCTGCACAAGATGCGCGACAACGGAGTGCTGCCCGATCTGTCCCACCGACTAGGGCACCTGACCCGGACCAACTCCGAGGCAGTGCAGTACCCACGTTCGCTGCGCCGAGACGCCGACTTCCATCACGGCGTCGCGCTCGGCTCGTCGTTTCATCCGGACGACGTCACCCACGTCGAGGTCGGCCGCATGGGCGGGCCGGGCAGCAACCTGCTCGGACTTACCACCACCGTGCTGGTGGATCGTGAAGAGAACCGGTCCCGGTTCGTTTCGGGGTTGCGTGAGTTGGTTCGAAACCGGCGCAAACTCTTCCGCATTCTCGACCCGCGCGGGTTTTCGGAGCAGTCCCTCGGCGTGCTCGTGATGCAGACGACCGGGAACTCGCTGGTCACCTACACCAAGCGTGGGCTGTTCGGGCGGAGGATGACGACCCGCCCCGGACCGGGCGACCCGCCGCCGACCTGGATCCCGATCTCACACGACGTCACGCGCAGGATCGCCGAACATATGGACGGTGTGCCGAAGGGGACATGGTTCGACATGTTCGACATCCCCAGCACCGGGCACTTTCTCGGCGGCTGCCCGATCGGCGATTCCCCCGATACCGGCGTCGTCGACCCCTATCAGCGTCTCTACGGCTACCAGGGTTTGCACGTCATAGACGGTTCGGCGATTTCGGCGAATCTCGGCGTCAACCCCTCCCTCACGATCACGGCACAGGCCGAACGCGTCATGGCGTTCTGGCCCAACAAGGGCGAACCCGATGCCCGGCCGCCACTCGGCGCGGTTTACCGGCGAGTGCAACCTGTCGCGCCGAAGAATCCCGTCGTTCCCGTCTCGGCGCCTGCCGCCCTCCGGTTGCCGATCACACCGGTCTAG
- a CDS encoding cytochrome P450: MSESTSEAVRGAIVADPVAWADPGQIEDVLAGLRREDPVSWVEIPGYNPFWLVTRHADVMAVERNAELFTSGERVLLQSADQDDARRNGPLKSLIDMDGAEHRTHRAVTNDWFKPGRIRSREEAVTAEARRTVDELIERGGECDFAEVIAQFPLRVVLSILGLPPEKSSWVQQMTQEVFGATDPDMRRGGDLGQSYRETMREVLTYFMGLTADRQKNPNDDLASVIANADIGEAERLSYYGLIATAGHDTTSYSITGGMAALLENPDQLALLRRDPEALTDAVEEMLRWSSPVRGFLRTAQRDTEVGGVPIKAGQSLLLSFLSANRDEAAFEEPTRFDITRARNRHVAFGFGPHACLGAHLARLEMKVFFTELLSRIDEIELAGEPAFAQAVIVSGIKRLPVRYKERQTA, encoded by the coding sequence TTGAGCGAGTCGACATCCGAAGCGGTGCGGGGGGCGATCGTCGCCGACCCTGTCGCGTGGGCGGATCCAGGACAGATCGAGGACGTGTTGGCGGGCCTGCGCCGCGAGGATCCGGTCAGCTGGGTGGAAATCCCGGGCTACAACCCGTTTTGGCTGGTCACCCGCCACGCCGACGTGATGGCAGTCGAACGTAACGCCGAGCTGTTCACCAGCGGCGAACGTGTACTGCTGCAGTCGGCGGACCAGGACGACGCGCGGCGTAACGGTCCACTGAAAAGCCTCATCGACATGGACGGCGCCGAGCACCGGACGCACCGCGCGGTGACCAACGACTGGTTCAAGCCGGGCCGCATCCGTTCCAGGGAAGAGGCGGTCACCGCGGAAGCTCGCCGTACCGTCGACGAACTGATCGAACGCGGCGGTGAGTGCGACTTCGCCGAGGTCATCGCTCAATTCCCGCTTCGGGTGGTCCTGTCGATCTTGGGCCTGCCGCCGGAGAAGTCCTCCTGGGTGCAGCAAATGACCCAGGAAGTATTCGGTGCCACTGATCCCGATATGCGGCGCGGCGGGGATCTCGGCCAGTCGTACCGCGAGACGATGCGGGAAGTGCTCACCTATTTCATGGGCCTGACGGCCGATCGGCAGAAGAACCCGAACGACGACCTCGCTTCCGTGATCGCGAACGCCGATATCGGTGAGGCCGAACGGCTTTCGTACTACGGGCTGATCGCTACCGCCGGCCATGACACCACGAGCTATTCGATCACCGGCGGCATGGCAGCCCTCCTGGAGAACCCGGATCAACTCGCCCTGCTGCGTCGCGACCCGGAAGCACTCACCGATGCGGTCGAGGAAATGCTGCGCTGGTCCTCGCCGGTCCGTGGCTTCCTTCGAACCGCCCAGCGCGACACCGAGGTCGGTGGCGTCCCGATCAAAGCCGGCCAGTCGTTGCTGCTGTCGTTCCTGTCGGCCAATCGCGACGAAGCAGCGTTCGAGGAACCGACTCGGTTCGATATCACGCGGGCCCGTAACCGCCACGTCGCGTTCGGCTTCGGCCCGCACGCCTGCCTGGGCGCTCACCTCGCCCGGCTGGAGATGAAAGTGTTCTTCACCGAATTGCTGTCCCGGATCGACGAGATCGAGCTCGCAGGCGAACCGGCGTTCGCGCAAGCGGTGATCGTCAGTGGGATCAAGCGACTTCCGGTGCGTTACAAGGAAAGGCAGACGGCATGA
- a CDS encoding crotonase/enoyl-CoA hydratase family protein, translating into MTEELALIEKIGNVALITMNRPQAKNAINAEFAAAVGAAFAQAEADPEVRVTVLTGAGTAFSAGADLKAVAAGEPLLPKEYHESGFGGFLRLGLLTKPVIAAVNGFALGGGTEIALACDLVVISEAATLGLPEVKRGLVAAGGGLLRLPQQIPTKLAMEVALTGLPIDPATALSWGLVNRVAPADKVVEVALELAAAIAENAPLAVQISKRVINRGLDLDSEAHAELWKYNDTLAYGNLESEDAREGAMAFVQKRPPVWKGQ; encoded by the coding sequence ATGACCGAGGAACTGGCACTGATCGAGAAGATCGGTAACGTCGCCCTCATCACGATGAACCGCCCGCAGGCCAAGAACGCCATCAACGCCGAATTCGCCGCCGCGGTGGGCGCCGCGTTCGCGCAGGCCGAGGCCGACCCGGAGGTGCGGGTCACGGTGCTCACCGGCGCGGGCACCGCGTTCAGCGCGGGCGCCGACCTCAAGGCCGTGGCCGCGGGCGAGCCGCTGCTGCCGAAGGAGTACCACGAGAGCGGATTCGGTGGTTTCCTCCGGCTCGGCCTGCTGACCAAGCCGGTCATCGCCGCCGTCAACGGGTTCGCCCTCGGCGGCGGTACCGAGATTGCCCTGGCCTGCGATCTCGTCGTCATCAGTGAAGCGGCCACGCTCGGTCTGCCCGAGGTCAAGCGTGGCCTGGTCGCCGCCGGCGGTGGGTTGCTGCGCCTGCCGCAGCAGATCCCGACCAAGCTCGCCATGGAGGTCGCCCTCACCGGCCTGCCGATTGACCCGGCGACCGCGCTGAGCTGGGGCCTGGTCAACCGGGTCGCGCCCGCGGACAAGGTCGTCGAGGTCGCGCTCGAGCTCGCGGCCGCCATTGCCGAGAACGCTCCGCTCGCGGTGCAGATCAGCAAGCGCGTGATCAACCGCGGGCTGGATCTGGATTCCGAAGCGCACGCCGAGCTCTGGAAGTACAACGACACCCTGGCCTACGGCAACCTCGAGAGCGAAGACGCGCGCGAGGGCGCGATGGCCTTCGTGCAGAAGCGCCCGCCGGTCTGGAAGGGCCAGTGA
- a CDS encoding acyl-CoA dehydrogenase family protein translates to MTPTLNLVPTEDEIAIRESVRALCAKFDDGYPRRKFDAGEPATELWDALAGAGYTGILVPQEWGGGGAGMTELAIVIEEVFKGTGTLPAAMVVSAAVAGPLLAKHGTQEQKERWLRKMADGTFMMAFAITEPDAGSNSHELRTTLRRNPDGGYLLSGQKVFISGVESADAVLVVARFRNDDGTLGLPTLCVVDVDCEGFTRQPIAMQFIAPERQWQLFFDNVQVDADRLIGGENGGLAAVFDGLNPERIAGAAGCIGIGWRALEKAAAYAKERNVWGVPIGQHQGIAHPLAEAKIGLELAALMTQKAAALQDAGAPGAGETANIAKYSAAEAAIKAIDTAVQVHGGNGLTLEYGISDLYWFARLARIAPVSREMILNYVAQHSLKLPKSY, encoded by the coding sequence ATGACCCCCACCCTGAACCTCGTTCCGACCGAGGACGAGATCGCGATCCGCGAGTCAGTCCGGGCGCTGTGCGCCAAGTTCGACGACGGCTACCCCCGGCGTAAGTTCGACGCCGGCGAGCCTGCGACGGAGCTGTGGGACGCGCTGGCCGGCGCCGGGTACACCGGCATCCTCGTCCCGCAGGAGTGGGGTGGCGGCGGTGCAGGCATGACCGAGCTCGCGATCGTGATCGAGGAAGTATTCAAGGGAACTGGCACCCTGCCCGCGGCGATGGTCGTCAGTGCCGCGGTCGCCGGTCCGCTGCTCGCCAAGCACGGCACGCAGGAGCAGAAGGAACGCTGGCTGCGCAAGATGGCCGACGGCACCTTCATGATGGCCTTCGCGATCACCGAACCCGATGCCGGTTCGAACTCGCACGAACTGCGGACCACCCTGCGCCGCAATCCTGACGGCGGGTACCTGCTGTCAGGGCAGAAGGTCTTCATCTCGGGCGTCGAGTCCGCCGACGCGGTGCTCGTGGTCGCCCGTTTCCGTAACGACGACGGCACGCTCGGTCTGCCGACCCTGTGCGTCGTCGATGTCGATTGCGAAGGGTTCACCCGGCAGCCGATCGCGATGCAGTTCATCGCCCCGGAACGCCAGTGGCAGCTGTTCTTCGACAACGTCCAGGTCGATGCCGATCGGCTGATCGGCGGCGAGAACGGCGGTCTCGCAGCGGTATTCGACGGCCTCAACCCCGAGCGCATCGCCGGTGCGGCGGGTTGTATCGGTATCGGCTGGCGGGCGCTCGAGAAGGCCGCTGCTTACGCCAAGGAGCGCAATGTCTGGGGTGTGCCGATCGGTCAACACCAGGGTATCGCGCACCCCCTCGCCGAAGCGAAGATCGGCCTCGAGCTGGCCGCGCTGATGACGCAGAAGGCAGCCGCACTGCAGGACGCCGGTGCCCCCGGTGCCGGTGAGACCGCCAACATCGCGAAGTACTCGGCCGCCGAGGCCGCGATCAAGGCGATCGATACCGCAGTCCAGGTGCACGGCGGTAACGGCCTCACCTTGGAGTACGGGATTTCGGATCTGTACTGGTTCGCCCGCCTGGCCCGGATCGCCCCGGTGAGCCGCGAGATGATCCTCAACTACGTGGCGCAGCACTCCTTGAAGCTGCCGAAGTCGTACTGA